The following coding sequences lie in one Dunckerocampus dactyliophorus isolate RoL2022-P2 chromosome 4, RoL_Ddac_1.1, whole genome shotgun sequence genomic window:
- the LOC129179709 gene encoding interleukin-25-like — translation MDNIQLLRVLMLCQLAVHLCLAIPLQSQCIDESICTYSLQDYYSQMVNMPSHINERSIAPWIYVENIDLNRVPQVIHEASCHTSHSCRGLDNAFGLETIPLSLRMPVLKKNPSCFPTGSYSLEFELITIACICAISRHS, via the exons CTGCTACGTGTACTGATGCTGTGCCAGCTGGCTGTCCACCTGTGCCTGGCGATACCACTGCAGAGCCAGTGTATCGACGAGTCAATCTGTACTTACAGTTTGCAGGATTACTACAGCCAGATGGTCAACATGCCCAGTCACATCAATGAGCGCAGTATTGCCCCCTGGATTTATGT TGAGAACATCGACTTGAACCGGGTACCTCAAGTTATACACGAAGCCAGCTGCCACACAAGCCATTCCTGCAGAGGTCTTGACAATGCTTTCGGTCTAGAGACCATACCTTTATCCCTGAGGATGCCTGTCCTCAAGAAGAACCCCAGTTGCTTCCCAACAGGAAGCTACTCCCTGGAGTTTGAACTCATCACCATAGCATGTATATGTGCTATTTCCAGACACAGCTAA
- the sdf2l1 gene encoding stromal cell-derived factor 2-like protein 1 isoform X1 — MEMSQTLFVKVVVFFLSWSHYEGRESEFKDVTCGSLVKLLNTRHNVRLHSHDVKYGSDKTKEMIIDPRTREKEPHKPLFIDETEVERVKTFKFLGTHISEDLTWSHNTQQIMKKSQRRLYFLRRLRKFGMSTTSLSCFYRCTIESVLTASITVWYGNCTTRDRKALQRVIKTSQNIVGAALPSLQDIYKSRVLRRTHNLIKDSTHPQHSLFTLLPSGRRYRSLKSRSTRLANSFYPQAIRLLNEALTHAARNTLTHS; from the exons ATGGAGATGAGCCAGACACTTTTTGTCAAAGTGGTGGTGTTTTTTCTGTCGTGGTCCCACTATGAAGGAAGAGAGTCGGAGTTTAAAGATGTCACCTGCGGGTCACTGGTGAAGCTCCTAAACACCAGACACAACGTCCGCCTGCATTCCCACGATGTCAAATACGGCTCAG ataagactaaagagatgatcatcgacccaagaacaagggaaaaggagccgcataaacccctgtttattgatgagactgaggtggagagggtgaaaaccttcaagttccttggcacacacatcagcgaggacctcacctggtctcacaacacccaacaaattatgaagaagtcccaaaggagactgtacttcctgagaagactgaggaaatttggcatgtccaccacaagcctgagttgcttctacagatgcactatcgaaagtgtccttaccgcctccatcactgtttggtacggtaactgtacaacacgtgataggaaggcactccagcgggtgatcaagacctcacagaacattgttggggcagccctcccctcactgcaagacatttataaatctagagtcctacgaagaacacacaacctcatcaaggacagcacacatccacaacactcattattcacactcctaccatcaggcagacgctataggagtttgaagtccaggtccacaagactggcaaacagcttttacccacaggccatcaggcttctcaacgaagcactcacacacgccgcacgcaacacactcacacactcatag
- the sdf2l1 gene encoding stromal cell-derived factor 2-like protein 1 isoform X2: protein MEMSQTLFVKVVVFFLSWSHYEGRESEFKDVTCGSLVKLLNTRHNVRLHSHDVKYGSGSGQQSVTGVESADDGNSYWQIRGKPEHPCQRGTAIKCGQAIRFTHMKTGRNLHTHHFSSPLSNNQEVSAFGENGEGDDLDVWTVQCDGIHWERNDAVRFKHRGTNVFLSVTGEQYGHPIRGQREVHGMTSPNQHNWWRVMEGVFIQPSQDPLRHDEL, encoded by the exons ATGGAGATGAGCCAGACACTTTTTGTCAAAGTGGTGGTGTTTTTTCTGTCGTGGTCCCACTATGAAGGAAGAGAGTCGGAGTTTAAAGATGTCACCTGCGGGTCACTGGTGAAGCTCCTAAACACCAGACACAACGTCCGCCTGCATTCCCACGATGTCAAATACGGCTCAG GGAGCGGGCAGCAGTCTGTAACTGGAGTGGAAAGTGCAGATGATGGCAACAGTTATTGGCAGATACGAGGAAAGCCCGAACACCCATGCCAACGCGGGACAGCAATTAAATGTGGGCAAGCTATACGCTTCACACACATGAAGACGGGTCGCAACCTCCATACACACCACTTCAGCTCACCCTTGTCTAATAATCAG GAGGTGAGTGCATTTGGGGAGAATGGTGAGGGCGATGACCTGGACGTTTGGACAGTGCAGTGCGACGGCATCCACTGGGAGCGCAATGATGCCGTGCGCTTCAAACATAGAGGCACCAATGTTTTCCTGAGTGTGACGGGAGAGCAGTATGGCCACCCCATACGCGGCCAACGGGAAGTACATGGTATGACCTCACCCAACCAGCATAACTGGTGGCGAGTCATGGAGGGCGTCTTCATCCAGCCAAGCCAAGATCCACTGCGTCACGATGAACTCTGA